A region of the candidate division KSB1 bacterium genome:
ATTCTTAGCCTTGCCACCGATATACGTTTCATCTGCTTCTACAATACCCTTGAGTAAGGTAGCGTCTTGAGCCATTGCTTTGCGGATTTGCATTTGCATACGCCAAGCAGTATCTTTGTTGACTTCCAAATGCCTTGATAATTGTCGGGAACTTATACCCTTTTTAGCATTAAGGATAAGCGAAACAGCGAGGAACCATTTTTGCAAGTCTAATTTGGTATCGTGGAAAATTGTGCCGACCGTAACACTGAAAGACGTATTGCAGTTGTTGCAATGGTATCGACTTTCTTTTGGGAGTGGGGTTTGGTTTGTGGAATAGCAGTAAGGACAGACCGGAAACTTATTCCATCTTACTTTTTCAAGGTGAGAGATACAAGCGGTATCGTCTGGAAACTGTTTGTAAATTTGGATGATAT
Encoded here:
- a CDS encoding IS1595 family transposase, which translates into the protein MNIIQIYKQFPDDTACISHLEKVRWNKFPVCPYCYSTNQTPLPKESRYHCNNCNTSFSVTVGTIFHDTKLDLQKWFLAVSLILNAKKGISSRQLSRHLEVNKDTAWRMQMQIRKAMAQDATLLKGIVEADETYIGGKAKNKHRDKRLQGGQGRNTRDKIAVAGVLDRETKQVRAVKVKDVKRSTLNRIINTHVELGSRVYTDEWRLSRHFS